In the Thermodesulfovibrio yellowstonii DSM 11347 genome, one interval contains:
- the hisD gene encoding histidinol dehydrogenase, whose protein sequence is MQIIKDKKIFEKFVKKLQKRSFSEPKIEDSVRKILNDIKKSGDKALARYTKLFDKHSLPLKIGKKEIEKKAKDISKDVFNALIFAEERIRKFHEKQLEKSWQYQEGDIILGQIIRPLERVGAYVPGGKASYPSTVLMNIIPAQVAGVKEIAVCVPTPNGELNPIVCAALSILGIKEVYRIGGAQAIAAMAYGTETIKKVDKIVGPGNIYVATAKKLVFGEVDIDMIAGPSEILIIADNSANPAFVAADMLSQAEHDEMACSILVTNSEQLVNSVKKEITRQLKKLPKASIAKESLKNFGAIIIVKSLQEACNIANTIAPEHLEVMTENPEKLLPLLKNAGAIFLGQFTPEPIGDYVAGPNHTLPTSGTARFFSPLGVYDFVKKSSLIKVGENGFNKLAPYVEVLATLEGLHAHANTVKVRKTT, encoded by the coding sequence ATGCAAATTATAAAAGACAAAAAAATATTTGAAAAATTTGTCAAAAAATTGCAAAAAAGGTCATTTTCTGAACCTAAAATTGAAGATAGTGTAAGAAAAATTTTAAATGACATAAAAAAAAGTGGAGATAAAGCATTAGCCAGATATACAAAACTATTTGATAAGCATAGCCTTCCTCTTAAGATCGGTAAAAAAGAGATAGAAAAAAAAGCTAAAGATATATCAAAAGACGTCTTTAATGCTCTCATTTTTGCAGAGGAAAGAATCCGTAAATTTCATGAAAAACAGCTTGAAAAATCATGGCAGTATCAGGAAGGAGATATTATTCTTGGACAAATAATAAGACCATTAGAGAGAGTTGGGGCTTATGTTCCTGGAGGAAAGGCATCCTACCCTTCAACAGTGCTTATGAACATTATTCCTGCTCAAGTCGCAGGAGTAAAAGAAATAGCAGTATGCGTTCCAACTCCAAATGGAGAACTTAATCCAATAGTCTGCGCTGCTTTAAGTATTCTTGGAATAAAAGAGGTTTACAGAATAGGTGGTGCTCAAGCAATCGCAGCTATGGCTTATGGAACAGAAACAATAAAAAAAGTTGATAAAATTGTAGGACCTGGTAATATCTATGTGGCAACAGCAAAAAAGCTTGTCTTTGGAGAAGTTGATATAGATATGATAGCAGGTCCGAGTGAAATTCTCATTATCGCTGATAATTCAGCAAATCCTGCTTTCGTTGCTGCTGACATGCTTAGTCAGGCTGAGCATGATGAAATGGCATGTAGCATTCTTGTAACAAATTCTGAACAATTAGTTAACTCAGTAAAAAAAGAGATTACAAGACAACTTAAAAAACTTCCTAAAGCATCCATAGCAAAAGAATCACTCAAAAATTTCGGCGCGATAATTATTGTAAAATCCTTACAAGAAGCCTGCAATATTGCAAATACAATAGCACCAGAACATCTTGAAGTTATGACTGAAAATCCTGAAAAGCTTCTGCCGCTTCTTAAAAATGCAGGAGCAATATTTTTAGGGCAATTTACACCAGAGCCAATAGGAGACTATGTAGCTGGTCCAAATCACACACTACCTACTTCAGGAACTGCAAGATTTTTCTCACCTCTTGGTGTTTATGATTTTGTAAAGAAAAGTTCTTTAATTAAAGTGGGAGAAAACGGGTTCAATAAGCTTGCTCCTTATGTTGAAGTGCTTGCAACCCTTGAAGGGCTGCACGCACATGCTAATACAGTAAAAGTAAGAAAAACTACTTAA
- a CDS encoding DUF6800 family protein, with the protein MSRRLVDRELRKRRLRREKLRKLREKFKVAKNEEEKKQIFEKVSKIAPSVKIEEFIASVK; encoded by the coding sequence ATGTCAAGAAGACTTGTTGACAGAGAACTAAGAAAAAGAAGACTTCGCAGAGAAAAATTAAGAAAGCTCAGAGAAAAATTCAAAGTTGCAAAGAATGAGGAAGAAAAGAAACAAATTTTTGAAAAAGTGTCAAAAATTGCTCCATCTGTAAAAATTGAAGAATTTATCGCATCTGTTAAGTAG
- the cutA gene encoding divalent-cation tolerance protein CutA translates to MDYIVVLITAPNEDEAVKISKILVEEKLAACVNILKDIRSIYFWQGKIEDEQEVLMIVKTKSELFEELEKKVKSLHSYTVPEIIGIKIKKGSESYLNWISEVTK, encoded by the coding sequence ATGGATTACATAGTAGTATTGATAACCGCACCTAATGAAGATGAGGCAGTAAAAATATCAAAAATTCTTGTTGAAGAAAAACTTGCAGCTTGTGTAAATATTCTAAAAGATATTCGTTCAATTTATTTTTGGCAAGGTAAAATTGAAGATGAACAAGAAGTGTTGATGATTGTAAAAACAAAGTCAGAGCTTTTTGAAGAACTTGAAAAAAAGGTAAAATCACTTCATTCATATACTGTGCCAGAAATTATCGGAATAAAAATAAAAAAAGGTTCTGAAAGCTATTTAAATTGGATTAGCGAAGTTACAAAATGA
- a CDS encoding GYD domain-containing protein: protein MPYYVILSTLTDEGRETLKEKPERILEVNKEIEKMGVKIIQQYAVLGPYDFVNIVEAPDNITVMKMSVQLGSRGTVQLMTMPAIEVEELIKNLKQ from the coding sequence ATGCCTTACTATGTTATTTTAAGTACACTTACAGATGAAGGGAGAGAAACATTAAAAGAAAAGCCTGAAAGAATTCTTGAAGTCAACAAAGAAATTGAAAAAATGGGAGTTAAAATTATTCAACAATACGCTGTTCTTGGTCCATATGATTTTGTAAATATCGTAGAGGCTCCAGATAATATTACAGTGATGAAAATGTCTGTACAACTCGGTTCAAGAGGCACTGTTCAACTAATGACAATGCCTGCAATTGAGGTGGAGGAATTGATTAAAAATTTAAAACAATAA
- a CDS encoding small ribosomal subunit Rsm22 family protein codes for MQDLPEFLLKLIFKDKTPTKQQLKNLILKASDLFTFLDSKRPEDYMKNQDFLRGYLAYFVPVNLAKIYSLLKELFRHPLISSNKDLKIVDIGCGPSPAILPVFKLFEEGIISLSYVRYIGVELEERAIQFGREIIERFKPKNLSINYEFLKADAADVKTYIELKELRPDIMIFSNSLGEIFDNKGLRQEDFIKFIKYFTYHNERFSLIIIEPGTKKSASRLHGLRDSLIRELHLYPYSPCINNFPCPALKANNWCYEERKWIPPEYLSFLSAIGLQINYLKFSYVILRKDGLNIKDTFPEDDIVIKNTSHLLKEKGKSRLWGCWDGKLIDIEKLKRDYIEEDKWLKIKKGCYFSFDNFITLSEKKVRIPISGLVKILYCPEIVSFISL; via the coding sequence GTGCAAGATTTACCTGAATTTCTTTTAAAACTGATTTTTAAGGACAAAACTCCCACAAAACAACAATTAAAAAATCTAATTTTAAAGGCTTCTGATCTTTTTACTTTTTTAGATTCTAAAAGACCTGAAGATTATATGAAAAATCAAGATTTTCTCAGAGGTTATCTCGCATATTTTGTGCCTGTTAATTTGGCAAAAATATATAGCCTTTTAAAGGAGCTTTTCAGACATCCCTTAATTTCCTCAAATAAAGACCTCAAAATAGTTGATATAGGCTGTGGTCCTTCTCCTGCAATTTTGCCAGTTTTTAAGCTCTTTGAAGAAGGAATAATTTCCTTAAGCTATGTTAGATATATAGGAGTTGAATTAGAAGAAAGGGCTATACAGTTTGGAAGAGAAATTATTGAAAGATTTAAACCTAAAAATTTGTCTATTAATTACGAATTTTTAAAAGCTGATGCAGCAGATGTAAAAACATATATTGAATTGAAAGAATTAAGACCTGACATAATGATTTTTTCAAATTCTTTGGGAGAAATATTTGATAACAAAGGACTTAGACAGGAAGATTTTATAAAATTTATAAAATATTTTACTTATCATAACGAAAGATTTAGTTTAATTATTATAGAGCCAGGAACAAAAAAATCAGCCTCAAGGCTTCACGGGCTAAGAGATAGTTTGATTAGAGAACTACACCTTTATCCATACAGTCCCTGTATTAATAACTTTCCATGTCCAGCACTTAAGGCTAACAATTGGTGCTACGAAGAAAGAAAATGGATTCCACCTGAATATCTATCTTTTTTAAGTGCAATAGGATTACAAATCAATTATCTTAAGTTCAGTTATGTGATATTAAGAAAGGATGGATTGAATATAAAAGATACTTTTCCTGAGGATGATATAGTTATAAAAAACACTTCTCACCTTCTTAAAGAAAAAGGCAAAAGCAGACTGTGGGGATGTTGGGATGGAAAACTTATTGATATTGAAAAACTAAAAAGAGATTATATTGAAGAAGATAAATGGCTCAAAATTAAAAAAGGCTGTTATTTTTCTTTTGATAATTTTATTACTCTTTCAGAAAAAAAAGTTCGTATTCCTATTTCTGGCTTAGTCAAAATTCTTTATTGTCCTGAAATTGTGTCTTTTATTTCTTTATAA
- a CDS encoding HU family DNA-binding protein: MTKAELVSKIASKAELTKAEAAKALDATIEAVKEALKKGDKVTLVGFGSFYVSKRKARKGRNPRTGQEIKIPATKVPKFTAGKSLKEAVK, encoded by the coding sequence ATGACAAAGGCAGAATTGGTAAGCAAGATTGCAAGCAAAGCAGAGCTTACAAAGGCAGAGGCAGCAAAGGCACTGGATGCCACAATTGAAGCTGTTAAGGAAGCTCTCAAGAAAGGTGACAAGGTTACGCTTGTAGGGTTTGGGAGTTTTTATGTTTCAAAGAGAAAGGCGAGAAAGGGAAGAAATCCAAGAACTGGACAGGAAATTAAAATCCCTGCAACAAAAGTTCCCAAGTTTACAGCAGGAAAATCTTTAAAAGAAGCAGTAAAGTAA
- a CDS encoding metallophosphoesterase family protein encodes MKFKFLHISDLHLGLKIKGIDRLKYCKKALLKTINIIRDNNLDAMIIAGDFFENDKIYREDIEFLNEIFELIYPRPVIISPGNHDFLGFNCAYDERFLNILKLKAWKENVKIFKKPEFSLFSFGDVKIYGKPCLNRETQAFDKILNINPFKINIAVIHASRIKFSPQGKEIWHPFEDNDILKSNFDYVALGHYHNYSEISDGSIIKSAYPGSMVPASISEYGKRGGLIVEVSKKDSKATIEIEFVELSDFSIKKIEISTSQGIEKIKNIISSEISESSNPDDTLFILKLKGMGDLSIIHLKELFSEYKILFDTSEFTKFDIEKLKETSPETTVGAFINEMLKLIENADNREKQILEDALIYGLDAFAGKQIIPRFYDEN; translated from the coding sequence ATGAAATTTAAATTTTTACATATCTCAGACCTTCATTTAGGTTTAAAAATCAAAGGTATAGATAGGCTTAAATACTGCAAAAAAGCACTATTAAAGACAATTAATATTATTAGAGACAACAATCTTGATGCTATGATAATTGCAGGAGATTTTTTTGAAAATGATAAAATTTACAGGGAAGACATAGAGTTCTTAAATGAGATTTTTGAATTAATTTATCCAAGACCTGTAATTATTTCACCTGGAAATCATGATTTTTTAGGTTTTAACTGTGCTTATGATGAAAGATTTCTTAACATACTAAAACTTAAAGCATGGAAAGAAAATGTAAAAATTTTTAAAAAACCAGAATTCTCTCTTTTTTCATTTGGCGATGTAAAAATTTATGGCAAACCATGTTTAAATAGAGAAACCCAGGCTTTTGATAAAATTCTCAATATTAATCCATTTAAAATTAATATAGCAGTTATTCATGCATCAAGAATTAAATTTTCTCCTCAAGGCAAAGAAATCTGGCATCCCTTTGAAGATAATGACATCCTAAAATCTAATTTTGATTATGTTGCTCTTGGACATTATCATAATTATTCAGAAATTTCTGATGGTTCAATAATAAAATCAGCCTACCCAGGCAGTATGGTACCAGCTTCAATATCTGAATATGGTAAAAGAGGTGGGTTGATTGTTGAAGTTTCAAAAAAGGACAGCAAAGCGACTATTGAAATAGAATTCGTTGAATTAAGTGATTTTTCTATAAAAAAAATTGAGATTTCAACATCTCAAGGTATTGAAAAAATTAAAAACATAATATCTTCGGAAATCTCTGAGAGCAGTAATCCTGACGATACACTTTTTATTTTAAAGCTCAAAGGTATGGGTGATTTGAGCATAATTCATTTAAAAGAGCTTTTTTCTGAATATAAGATTCTGTTTGATACTTCTGAGTTTACAAAATTTGATATTGAAAAATTAAAAGAAACTTCACCAGAAACAACCGTTGGGGCATTTATTAATGAAATGCTCAAACTTATTGAGAATGCAGACAATAGAGAAAAACAAATTCTTGAAGATGCTTTAATTTATGGGCTTGATGCTTTTGCTGGTAAACAGATAATACCAAGATTTTATGATGAAAATTAA
- a CDS encoding ATP-binding protein, translating into MKIKRILIENIGPYKNKEFIFEHSCSLIIDKNEAGKSVLAKSILEALYPSKQPLIPLNNGKITLEIESDNEFFQITRNYRGYQIFKNGNPIKHETKTKGRIIKKLPGEIIFNIPKEIFINSSYLAQKAGINTKELYSVTSFLEQAIDTGFQDTSASSALTKIKEALYDNIHSGAIFPFNTKGKLDTAIKIWKEKLTEYEEKKAYLQNLVEEQTEIIKNYIESLSEFENINHEIIKLDSDYATWKIQQNNFYLREIQILEKRNDELKEFEGMVEFYKNFENLKPEEQRFIILYENEIQSLQEDLMLKEEKKKKIKKLLKKLSLINILTVISSILGGIFIDNIFYIGVIFCLFAFFYQLKLNSENKKLNHDIKTLNLKHDEISKKIDYIISNFTAPINSKNEFFSLFKKVSTHKNEIKEFIENSRKIEELKKLLLSEKEIDFYESKIISRNKEFNNLNIEDYEQKKEKLLNLKEQINDKIHKLQADYDKIIQHRKEIEKITDHIQVAVKNLEILEKFKEALQKSFEVLENITKKHHELWSQKLNEKASKLLSNITDKTVHISFGKDLSFNIKVPEIEYPLPEKEIENKLSGGITEQIYLTVRLILADILSKGMKIPFILDEPFAHSDDERFFKGMKYLIQEIANSNQVIILSCHQNRLKLIEELKGFFCLISVSNEA; encoded by the coding sequence ATGAAAATTAAAAGAATATTAATAGAAAATATAGGACCTTATAAAAACAAAGAATTCATTTTTGAACATTCTTGCAGTCTGATAATTGACAAAAATGAGGCTGGTAAATCCGTTCTCGCAAAATCTATACTGGAAGCTCTTTATCCATCAAAACAGCCTTTAATACCTTTAAACAATGGAAAAATTACATTGGAAATTGAATCAGACAATGAATTTTTTCAGATTACAAGAAATTATAGGGGATACCAGATATTTAAAAATGGGAATCCTATAAAACATGAAACTAAAACTAAAGGAAGAATAATCAAAAAATTACCTGGAGAAATTATTTTTAACATTCCAAAAGAAATTTTTATTAACAGTTCTTATTTAGCTCAAAAAGCAGGAATAAATACCAAAGAACTCTATTCGGTCACTTCTTTTTTAGAACAGGCTATTGATACAGGTTTTCAGGATACATCAGCATCTTCAGCTTTAACGAAAATAAAAGAAGCACTTTATGATAACATTCACAGCGGTGCGATATTTCCTTTTAATACAAAAGGGAAGTTGGATACAGCAATAAAAATATGGAAAGAAAAACTTACTGAATATGAAGAGAAAAAAGCATATCTACAAAATTTAGTAGAGGAACAAACTGAAATTATTAAAAATTATATTGAATCACTTTCCGAATTTGAAAATATAAATCATGAAATTATAAAACTTGACAGTGATTATGCTACATGGAAAATTCAACAAAATAATTTTTACTTGAGAGAAATCCAAATTCTTGAAAAAAGAAATGATGAATTAAAAGAATTTGAAGGCATGGTTGAGTTTTACAAAAATTTTGAAAATCTAAAGCCTGAGGAACAACGATTTATAATTCTTTATGAAAATGAAATACAGTCCTTACAGGAAGATTTAATGTTAAAAGAAGAGAAAAAAAAGAAAATAAAAAAATTATTGAAAAAACTATCTTTGATAAATATTCTGACAGTTATTTCCAGTATTCTGGGAGGAATTTTTATAGATAACATATTCTATATTGGAGTTATTTTTTGCCTTTTTGCCTTTTTTTATCAACTTAAACTTAATAGTGAAAATAAAAAATTAAACCATGATATAAAAACTTTAAACTTAAAACATGACGAGATTTCTAAAAAAATAGACTACATAATTTCTAATTTTACTGCTCCTATAAATAGCAAAAATGAATTCTTCAGTCTTTTTAAAAAAGTGAGTACACATAAAAATGAAATTAAAGAATTTATTGAAAATTCCAGAAAAATTGAAGAGCTAAAAAAACTTCTCCTTTCAGAAAAGGAAATAGATTTCTATGAATCAAAAATTATTTCCAGAAATAAAGAATTTAATAATTTAAATATTGAAGACTATGAACAAAAAAAAGAAAAACTTCTCAACCTTAAAGAACAAATAAACGATAAAATCCATAAATTACAAGCAGATTATGACAAAATTATACAGCATAGAAAAGAAATAGAAAAAATAACTGACCATATACAAGTTGCTGTAAAAAACTTGGAAATTCTGGAAAAATTTAAAGAAGCTTTGCAAAAGTCTTTTGAAGTACTGGAAAACATTACAAAAAAACATCATGAACTTTGGTCTCAAAAATTAAATGAAAAAGCTTCAAAACTTTTAAGTAATATAACAGACAAAACAGTACATATCTCTTTTGGCAAAGACCTCTCTTTTAATATAAAAGTTCCAGAAATTGAATATCCCTTACCTGAAAAAGAAATTGAAAACAAGCTCAGCGGCGGTATAACAGAACAAATATACCTTACTGTAAGACTAATTCTTGCTGACATCCTGAGCAAAGGCATGAAAATTCCTTTTATACTGGATGAACCATTTGCACATTCAGATGATGAAAGATTTTTTAAAGGCATGAAATATTTAATACAGGAGATTGCAAATTCAAATCAGGTTATTATTCTAAGTTGTCATCAAAATAGATTAAAACTCATTGAAGAATTGAAAGGCTTTTTCTGCCTAATTTCAGTCAGTAATGAGGCTTAA
- the rpsO gene encoding 30S ribosomal protein S15, whose protein sequence is MGISPERKKEIIESFKMHSSDTGSPEVQIALMTERINYLTEHFKTHKKDHHSRRGLIKLVAQRRKLLNYLKKIDKERYGKLIERLSIRK, encoded by the coding sequence ATGGGAATATCTCCTGAAAGAAAAAAAGAGATTATTGAAAGTTTTAAAATGCATTCTTCTGATACAGGCTCTCCTGAAGTACAGATTGCTTTGATGACTGAAAGAATTAATTATTTAACCGAACATTTTAAAACTCACAAAAAAGATCATCATTCAAGAAGAGGACTCATTAAATTAGTCGCTCAAAGAAGAAAGCTTTTAAATTATCTTAAAAAAATTGATAAGGAACGATATGGTAAACTCATTGAAAGACTTAGTATCAGAAAATAA
- the pnp gene encoding polyribonucleotide nucleotidyltransferase, with product MEVELEIKGKKLVLQTGIFAKQTNGSVLAKYGDTYVLCTVVAEKTPKEGLDFVPLTIDYQEKAYSAGKIPGGFFKREGKPTDREILVSRLIDRPVRPLFPDGFNYETQGIASVLSYGDENIADILSIIGISSALTISDIPFNGPVAAVRVGMVEEEFILNPDNDEAEKSILNLVVAGTEEAVTMVEGGAAECSEETLVEALKFAHTHIKKIIALQKKLQQLSGKPKREIISLNGDEEIQKAILNIIGGKIENALFLPKKVERQQALDELLNECLQNLNTEEFRQKLYGNFDKDISLEITNAFDKVIKKFMRESIVKKGIRADGRKSDEIRPITCMIGILPRVHGSALFTRGETQALVATTLGTSEDEQKVDSLEGEIFKTFMLHYNFLPFSVGEVKPLRAPGRREIGHGYLAERALSYVIPSKDEFPYTIRVVSDILESNGSSSMATVCGATLSLMDAGVPIKAPVAGVAMGLIKEGDKTVVLTDILGMEDHYGDMDFKVAGTEKGITAFQMDVKISGISYEIFKKALKQAKQARLFILKKMAETISEPKKELSLYAPRIYKIQVKPEKIRDIIGTGGKVIKGIIEETGVKIDIEDKEGIVKIASSNESAAQKAIEIIKGITQEAELGRIYMGKVTRIVDFGAFVEIMPGVEGLLHISQIADKRIQKVSEVLKTGEQIPVKVIEIDELGRVRLSRKEALREIENRTATKT from the coding sequence GTGGAAGTAGAACTTGAAATTAAAGGGAAAAAACTTGTTTTACAAACAGGCATTTTTGCAAAGCAAACAAATGGCTCTGTTTTAGCAAAATATGGAGACACATATGTATTATGCACCGTGGTTGCAGAAAAAACACCTAAAGAAGGATTAGATTTTGTTCCGCTGACAATTGATTATCAGGAAAAAGCTTACTCAGCAGGTAAAATACCTGGAGGTTTTTTTAAAAGAGAGGGTAAACCAACTGATAGAGAGATTCTGGTTTCCCGTTTAATTGACAGACCTGTAAGACCTCTTTTCCCTGACGGATTCAACTATGAAACTCAAGGAATAGCATCTGTTCTTTCCTACGGAGATGAAAATATTGCTGATATTTTAAGTATAATCGGGATTTCATCTGCTTTAACCATATCTGATATTCCATTTAATGGACCTGTTGCAGCTGTAAGAGTTGGAATGGTTGAAGAAGAATTCATTTTAAATCCTGACAATGACGAAGCTGAAAAAAGCATCCTTAATTTAGTAGTTGCAGGTACAGAAGAAGCAGTAACCATGGTTGAAGGAGGAGCTGCAGAATGCTCTGAAGAGACTCTTGTAGAAGCCTTGAAATTTGCTCATACTCATATAAAAAAAATAATAGCCCTGCAAAAAAAACTTCAACAATTATCAGGCAAACCAAAAAGAGAAATTATTTCACTTAATGGAGATGAAGAGATTCAAAAAGCAATCTTAAATATCATTGGAGGAAAAATTGAAAATGCCTTGTTTCTTCCCAAAAAAGTTGAAAGGCAACAAGCCCTTGATGAACTCCTTAATGAATGTCTGCAGAACTTAAATACAGAAGAGTTTCGGCAGAAATTATATGGTAATTTTGACAAAGATATATCATTAGAAATCACTAATGCTTTTGATAAAGTAATCAAAAAATTTATGCGTGAGTCAATTGTAAAAAAAGGGATAAGAGCGGACGGCAGAAAGTCCGATGAAATAAGACCTATTACATGCATGATTGGAATCTTGCCAAGAGTTCATGGTTCTGCTTTATTCACAAGAGGAGAAACTCAAGCTCTTGTTGCAACTACTCTTGGTACATCAGAAGATGAACAAAAAGTTGATTCTCTTGAAGGAGAAATATTTAAAACCTTTATGCTACATTACAACTTTTTACCTTTCAGTGTTGGAGAAGTTAAACCTTTACGGGCACCAGGAAGAAGAGAAATTGGGCATGGTTATCTTGCAGAAAGAGCATTGAGCTATGTAATTCCTTCTAAGGATGAATTCCCGTATACAATAAGAGTTGTATCAGATATTCTTGAATCAAATGGTTCATCATCAATGGCAACTGTATGCGGAGCAACTCTTTCTCTCATGGACGCTGGAGTTCCTATAAAAGCACCTGTTGCAGGAGTTGCGATGGGGCTTATCAAAGAGGGAGACAAAACTGTTGTGCTTACTGATATTCTCGGAATGGAAGACCATTATGGTGACATGGATTTCAAAGTAGCAGGAACTGAAAAAGGTATAACAGCCTTCCAGATGGATGTAAAAATCTCTGGAATCAGTTATGAAATATTTAAAAAAGCTCTTAAACAAGCAAAACAGGCAAGATTATTCATACTTAAAAAAATGGCTGAAACTATTTCTGAACCTAAAAAAGAGCTTTCTTTATATGCTCCAAGAATATACAAAATACAGGTTAAACCTGAAAAAATTAGAGATATTATTGGGACAGGTGGTAAGGTAATTAAAGGAATTATAGAAGAAACAGGAGTTAAAATAGATATTGAAGACAAAGAAGGAATTGTTAAAATAGCTTCTTCTAATGAATCTGCTGCACAAAAAGCAATTGAAATTATCAAAGGAATCACTCAAGAAGCTGAACTCGGAAGAATCTATATGGGTAAGGTAACAAGAATAGTAGACTTCGGGGCATTTGTTGAAATCATGCCAGGAGTTGAAGGATTACTACATATATCCCAAATTGCTGATAAAAGGATTCAAAAAGTATCAGAGGTATTAAAAACAGGAGAACAAATTCCTGTTAAAGTAATTGAAATTGATGAACTCGGAAGAGTTCGTCTCAGTAGAAAAGAAGCACTCCGAGAAATAGAAAACAGAACTGCCACAAAAACATAA
- a CDS encoding M16 family metallopeptidase codes for MNYYRSFVLGIWIKHGARHESSSKNGLSHFIEHLFFQGTSKRNARDISFEIDSMGGDINAFTSREFTALYIKVLDSSICKAIELIGDIYSNPLFPEQEIEKERSVILDEIRTINDTPDELIHDLFMENSFPDGLGQPILGKESTVSEITRKDIIDCYNNFYGINNCIISCAGNFEEKKLIECLEKNITAKTSNKSPVINNANFSSCLKVHEKDLNEIHLCIGFDTFPFKSPYRHALTLLNCIIGGSVSSRLFQEIREKQGWVYNIYSFTSFYYDAGVFGIYTACDRKKINKIIETIFKILKQIPENLKKEEMDRAKTQVISQILFSSESPSSIMHNLAYQELYLEESYSIEQQIKQIETVSFKELKNIASILKEKNFSITILGPISEKEIYIEK; via the coding sequence ATGAATTATTACAGGTCTTTTGTTCTTGGTATATGGATAAAGCATGGAGCCAGGCATGAAAGTTCTTCAAAAAATGGATTATCACATTTTATAGAACATCTCTTCTTTCAGGGAACTTCAAAGAGAAATGCTCGGGACATATCTTTTGAAATTGACAGCATGGGTGGAGATATAAATGCTTTTACATCAAGAGAATTTACAGCGCTATATATAAAAGTCCTTGATTCATCTATATGCAAAGCTATAGAACTAATTGGAGACATTTATTCAAACCCTCTATTTCCTGAACAGGAAATAGAAAAAGAACGTTCAGTTATACTTGATGAAATCAGAACAATAAATGATACTCCTGATGAATTGATTCATGATCTTTTTATGGAAAACTCATTTCCTGATGGCTTAGGACAACCAATTCTTGGTAAAGAGTCCACAGTATCAGAAATAACCAGAAAAGATATCATTGACTGTTATAACAATTTCTATGGAATAAACAACTGTATAATAAGCTGTGCTGGAAATTTTGAAGAAAAAAAATTAATTGAATGTCTTGAAAAAAATATTACAGCTAAAACTTCTAATAAATCTCCAGTAATTAATAATGCAAATTTCTCTTCTTGTCTTAAGGTACATGAGAAGGATTTAAATGAAATCCATCTGTGCATAGGATTTGATACTTTCCCCTTTAAAAGTCCTTACAGGCATGCTTTAACCCTACTTAACTGCATTATTGGCGGAAGTGTTAGTTCAAGACTATTTCAGGAAATAAGAGAAAAACAAGGGTGGGTCTACAATATTTATTCTTTTACTTCATTCTATTATGATGCAGGTGTATTTGGTATTTATACAGCTTGTGACCGTAAGAAAATAAATAAAATAATTGAAACAATCTTTAAAATACTAAAACAGATTCCTGAAAACTTAAAAAAAGAAGAAATGGATAGAGCAAAAACTCAAGTTATATCTCAAATTCTTTTTTCTTCTGAATCACCAAGCTCTATTATGCATAATTTAGCATATCAGGAATTGTATCTTGAAGAGTCTTACAGCATTGAACAGCAAATAAAACAAATTGAAACAGTCTCATTTAAAGAACTGAAAAATATAGCTTCCATTTTAAAGGAGAAAAATTTCTCAATAACAATTCTTGGTCCTATAAGTGAAAAAGAAATTTACATTGAAAAATAA